The Pseudanabaena sp. ABRG5-3 genome includes the window AGGTGGTTTACAAGACAAAAAAGCCCAAGAAATGGCACTACTATGGGTACTTAATTTTTCGGATGGTGATCATACTTTATTAGATATAGCTACCAGATCTAAGCTCAAATTTAAGTTGATATTAAAAGCGGCGATCTCTTTGTTAGAAACTGGACTATTACGAGAATGTAACAGAAATGTTGCTAGTAGCAAATAGTTGTTAATATTTGAATAGAAATTCTATTTGTAATTCAGAAACTTGCAAGAATTAACTAATATTTATTATTCATTATGAAAGTTGTATTGTTTTGTGGTGGTCTTGGTACTAGATTAAAAGAATATTCTGAAACAATTCCAAAGCCTATGGTAGAGATTGGTTATCGTCCTATTATTTGGCATTTAATGCGCTACTATGCCCATTTTGGGCATAAAGAATTTATCCTATGCCTTGGGTACAGAGGGGACTATATCAAAAAATATTTCCTAGATTACAACGAGTGCATGTCTAATAACTTTACAATATCTAAAGGGGGGAAAAACATTGAGTTACATACTAGTGATATTGAGGATTGGAAAATTACATTTGTTGATACGGGTTTAAACGCAAACCTTGGGCAACGTTTAGTAGCTGTCAAAAAAATATTGGCAGGAGAAGAGATTTTCTTGGCAAATTATTCAGATGGGCTTACTGATCTTAACCTTGATGTGTACCTTGACAACTTTTGCAAGCATGATAAAGTTGCAAGCTTTCTTGCTGTGCAACCATCTCAATCTTTTCATGTTATCTCATGGAATAAGGATGAACTAGTTGAAAGTATTAAACCTGTTGGTAATTCTGGATTGTGGATTAATGGAGGATTTTTTGCTTTTAAGCAGTCAATCTTTGATTATATTCAAGATCAAGAAGAGCTAGTAGTTGAGCCATTTCAAAGACTGATTCAAAAACAAGAGTTGATCGCCTATAAAAATCAAGGTTTTTGGGCTTGTATGGATACCTTTAAAGAGAAAACTATGTTTGATGAGATGTATGCAAAAGGTAATACTCCATGGACTGTTTGGGATACTTCACGTTGAGTCTGTAGTCCCAATTTAAAATACATGAAATGTATGTAATTAGATGATGTGTTGCTTGTACTATTTGCATTGATAAATATTCGTATAAAAGTATTTTTTAGGAGAAAGTAACTTTCCATGCTCAAAAAGCTGCCAAGAGTTGCTTTTCTTTTGCACAATATTGATAGTGGTGGTGTAGAGAGAGTAGCTATTAACCTTCTTAAAGAACTTGTTAAATACCCCATATCAATAGATCTAGTACTCTTTGAGAAAAAAGGGAATTTTTTAAATGAAACCCCGCCTGAAGTAAGAATTGTTGATTTGTCTGGTACCAGTTCTGGTAGGCTTAGAAAAATATTTCCTTTAGTTAAGTACCTTCGACAGGAGAAGCCATCTGTATTAGTTTCTAAACTAGTACAGTTTAATGTTATTGCCATAGTTGCTAAATTACTTTCATTTATTCCATTACATGTTCTTTTAGTGGAACATCTTAGTTTTGATTCTTTAGAAAATAAGATCAAAGATGACCCAAAAGAAAAAATAGGTCTTCTCAATCAATTAAGAAAGATTTTTTATCCTAAAGCTAATGTAGTTGCCGCAGTTTCTCAAGGTTTAGCTCAAGCTTTAGAAAGAGACTTAAGCATGAAAGTTGGAACGTTTAAAGTACTCTATAACCCTGTTATTGATGAAAGCCTAGTTGCTAAGTCTCAGTTGCCTGTCGAACATCCTTGGTTTGAGTCTGGACAGCCACCAGTTTTTTTAGCTGCTGGAAGACTGGCAGTTCAAAAAGACTTTCTTACGCTAATTAAAGCTTTTGCTATTTTTCGGCAGAATTACACCGCTCGATTAGTAATTTTAGGTGAGGGAACTGAACGCCAGACCTTGGAAGCTGAAATATCTCGACTAAATTTAGAGTCTGATGTTTCTTTACTTGGATTTACGAATAATCCTTATGCCTATATGAGTAAAGCTTCTGTATTTATTCTTTCTTCACGTTTTGAAGCATTGCCAACGGTTTTGATTGAAGCTTTAGCTTGTGGATGCCAAGTAATTGCTACAGA containing:
- a CDS encoding glycosyltransferase; this encodes MLKKLPRVAFLLHNIDSGGVERVAINLLKELVKYPISIDLVLFEKKGNFLNETPPEVRIVDLSGTSSGRLRKIFPLVKYLRQEKPSVLVSKLVQFNVIAIVAKLLSFIPLHVLLVEHLSFDSLENKIKDDPKEKIGLLNQLRKIFYPKANVVAAVSQGLAQALERDLSMKVGTFKVLYNPVIDESLVAKSQLPVEHPWFESGQPPVFLAAGRLAVQKDFLTLIKAFAIFRQNYTARLVILGEGTERQTLEAEISRLNLESDVSLLGFTNNPYAYMSKASVFILSSRFEALPTVLIEALACGCQVIATDCPYGPNEILVNGKYGKLVNIGNTHELADAMAETINSPIDSQLLKLRAYDFNTKNAVVEYLKAMNLDCLLE
- a CDS encoding sugar phosphate nucleotidyltransferase — protein: MKVVLFCGGLGTRLKEYSETIPKPMVEIGYRPIIWHLMRYYAHFGHKEFILCLGYRGDYIKKYFLDYNECMSNNFTISKGGKNIELHTSDIEDWKITFVDTGLNANLGQRLVAVKKILAGEEIFLANYSDGLTDLNLDVYLDNFCKHDKVASFLAVQPSQSFHVISWNKDELVESIKPVGNSGLWINGGFFAFKQSIFDYIQDQEELVVEPFQRLIQKQELIAYKNQGFWACMDTFKEKTMFDEMYAKGNTPWTVWDTSR